A window of the Lactuca sativa cultivar Salinas chromosome 5, Lsat_Salinas_v11, whole genome shotgun sequence genome harbors these coding sequences:
- the LOC111889983 gene encoding squamosa promoter-binding-like protein 13A produces MDWNLKIPSWDFTEFEQGTIPNIDSTSGSSSYGGQGIKGNFCVDLKLGQVIDSGNELKSTSKMALSPSASSKRARPINNTIPAATCLVDGCNADLSNCKEYHRRHKVCEIHSKTAQVSINGQKQRFCQQCSRFHSLEEFDEGKRSCRKRLDGHNRRRRKPQPDTSRSASLFSGHQGATMLQFSSPHVYQTTSLTNHLWTTMVKSEEQTYSTRHSTMAHKHNPFPESSLGGKKLPGKQQFSLFHGSHLKLNHQTSPPKVSQQSQSQTQPQTVVTFEGNSSGSYEKLFCDGYPPPAAAARVVQPVVQSSDCALSLLSSSPSQTSCTTLSHVMHPSNSYGAPPNPMDPGAGAGYGGLESIMDPNGNGNDCDGMIQMGIHHHHHHQHQHQHASPDNGAPQTLPFYWE; encoded by the exons ATGGACTGGAATTTGAAGATACCTTCTTGGGATTTCACAGAATTCGAACAAGGAACAATTCCCAACATTGATTCGACTAGTGGGTCGAGTAGTTATGGAGGGCAGGGGATTAAAGGGAATTTCTGTGTCGATTTAAAGCTTGGCCAAGTAATCGATTCAGGAAACGAGTTGAAGTCCACATCAAAAATGGCGCTATCACCTTCAGCTTCATCCAAAAGGGCACGTCCTATAAATAACACGATTCCGGCCGCCACTTGCCTCGTTGACGGCTGCAACGCCGACCTCAGTAACTGCAAAGAGTATCATCGCCGCCATAAGGTCTGTGAAATCCATTCCAAAACCGCTCAGGTTTCCATTAATGGTCAAAAGCAACGATTCTGCCAGCAATGTAGCCG GTTTCATTCGCTGGAGGAATTCGATGAAGGAAAACGAAGCTGTAGAAAGCGGCTGGATGGACATAATCGCCGGAGAAGGAAGCCACAGCCTGACACCTCACGCTCGGCAAGTCTTTTCTCCGGTCACCAAG GTGCCACAATGTTGCAATTCTCAAGCCCACATGTGTATCAAACCACATCACTCACGAATCACCTATGGACCACAATGGTGAAGTCTGAAGAACAAACGTACTCGACCCGACACTCGACCATGGCCCACAAACACAACCCGTTTCCCGAATCATCTTTGGGCGGCAAAAAGTTACCCGGAAAGCAACAATTCAGCCTCTTTCATGGTTCACATCTTAAACTGAATCACCAGACTTCACCTCCAAAAGTCAGTCAACAGTCACAATCACAGACACAGCCACAGACAGTTGTTACTTTTGAAGGTAATAGCAGCGGTAGCTATGAAAAGCTGTTCTGTGATGGGTATCCACCACCGGCAGCGGCGGCTAGGGTGGTGCAACCGGTGGTGCAGTCGTCAGACTGTGCTCTCTCTCTTCTGTCATCGTCACCTTCACAGACATCTTGTACGACACTGAGCCATGTGATGCACCCGTCTAACTCGTACGGGGCTCCACCAAATCCAATGGATCCGGGTGCGGGTGCGGGTTATGGTGGTCTTGAGTCGATTATGGATCCTAATGGAAATGGGAATGATTGCGATGGGATGATTCAGATGGgaattcatcatcatcatcatcatcagcatCAACATCAGCATGCATCGCCTGATAATGGAGCTCCCCAAACACTTCCGTTCTACTGGGAATAA